CGAGAAGTCCTGATTCTGTGGCCTAAAGTATGGTTTCCCAAGTTTCACTGTTGGAAGCAGCCTTCTGTATTCCCCCCAAGTCTAAATTCAGGACTGTAAACATCATCACCTGAATATTATCACCATTTCCTCCCAGTCCCAGCTCTGTTCCTCTTCCTGCAGTCTCATCATTCTGTTTCATAGCCACGTCATTCCTTAAGACCCGCATCCCATAGCTGAAGACTCCACATATTCCCCCTATGCTTTCTCCTTGCCAAATTGTTTCTCCAACCACAACACCCCAGCCATCTAAGGTACATCCCTATCTCAACAACCCTGTTTTCCTCACCTTCCCAAAACTTTTTTCCCATGGTCTTAGCAGAAACGCACGTCTCAGACTAATTAATTTCCTGTAGGCACAGGAGAAGAACAGCAGGGGAGGTCTGGGAGCTGAAGACGGCTTCATGCATCACTAAGTTACTGGCCAgccagtgacagcagcagctgTGTGAAGGCTCTTACTCTGATTTGTACAAGATTCTGGACATAGGCAAAACCAGCAGTTGTTGAGATTGTTTTTCCTTGGCTTATGTGCAACACAGTGTGGGAACATCTAGCCTACTGATTCAGACTTTCATCTGGCAAAGGGCAGTTTTCGTTCCAGTCCTTGATCCTTAGGTCGTGTCTGCTTCTTATCCATCAGCTTTGTGTAAAATGCATACACAGGCATGAACTCCCTCCAAGCTGCTCCCTCCTGGCTAACTGGTTAAAGCTGTTCTTCTGCAGAGAGCTTTGTTGTCCTTGATTTAAGTCCTGTGAAAATCCACGAGCTTTATTTGGGCACACTCAGGAGTACATCAGAGCAAACGTTGCTGTGAGGTTCATGCTTGCAGCTAACTACTACCTTGGAGTTATCGTTTCTGCTCTGCTGTAATGTTCAGCATTCATATGTTAATCCACTCTTGGAGGCTGTTGTGCCTGCAGTGTAAGGCTTTATCAAATGACAGCAGAATTAATAGTTTGGTTTCTGCCAATTTGATACAAGATGCTTAATTTGAAAAGCAGAATATACATCACTGAAGAGAATTTTTGAGCATTGCTTCTAACCACaatattttcatgctttttttccctgcattgCCATTGATATCAATAGTTTCTAATTTTCTATTCTGTAAaacagaaaaggttcttcataaAGACTGTAAGTGTATGTGTACATGCTGATCTTTTTCCCTCATGAATAGATTTGACCTGCCATATACCAGTTGAAATGTCATGCACTACAAATAAACGTAACAGTTTGAGTTTTTAAATCAATCAGTCAATGCGGATTGGTTTCACAGAGAATGAAAACAATGATTTCTAGATGAATTCACTTGGCAACTTCTTTAACTCTGAGTTTGAGAATGAATCTAAGTTTCACTgtaaaaaaaggcagaaggtaTTTCACACAGACATTTTTATTAATCCCCcactccatttcttttttttctccccacagaAACCAGTGGACTCTGATTTCCTCAAGTGCTGTAAATCAGCTCTGAAGGAATGGACAActccaacaaaaaaccccacacaagtcTTCTGAGAAGCCATCAAGGGAACTAGAAAAAACGACTTGTAAAATCCCACCTGACCCATGACTGACTCTGTTCATGCAACACTAAATTAAGACAACTTTGTGCATCAGGTACTGCAACTCCTCAGCATGTTTGTACAGTGCTTTTTCTTTAGACTCCTAGTATATATTGGAATAGAGAAATCCAATTTGCATTCATTCAATTGTTTATGAAAACATCAAAATATTGTATATAAAGCTTTAAACAATTTTCTTGCACGACATTACCACACAGTTCATTTCATATGACAGTTCAAGCCACGCTTAAAAAAGCCAACTGTTAGCAGCCTATTCACACTCTACCTGTTCCCCGCAGGGCAGCTGCCTGGATTCCACCTGACTGATTAGGATGAAGTGCTTATCAGGGTTTCCAACCAGGCACTGAAGCTGTAGCTCTCTTACTGGTATCCTTTCTGCAGACTCAGCAAGTTTCTGGTGCTGTCATTCAGGCTGGAGATTCATCTGCAACCATAAGggcaaaattcaaaataaaatgaaggagGAACTTCTCTCCTCACTGGAAGAGACTGCTCCTACAGGCAGATGCTCCTAGCACAGACATAACTCCCTCCAGCAAGAGGGCTTTTCTCCGTAAAGCTTACACAGGTCCCAGAGACAAAATAAACTATGCAAGCAAAGCACTTTGTATTGAAAAATCCAGACTCTCTTTTAATGTGTCAAAATCTGGTCAAAAAAAAAGCTGGTATTCACCAGTTAAACTATGTCAGCCTATAGGCTACTTGAAAGATATATGGTAACATATACAGTGATCAGAAAAAGGTCCAACCTGACAGATTTTCCTCCTTGCCTCCTACATCGATTCCTGTAATGCAGAAGTCTCATGTTGATCTCTGCACCTGTACCTGTGCATAATGCACCACAGTCACACTTATTAACACATTCAGAGCCATCTGCATGTGATTAGAGTGCCATAATATGCATAGTCTTATTTGTATGTGTTTTTTCCAGATCCAAGGATGTTTGTGTTACTTTACATTACAAGTTTTGCCATCTACACAAGCGAACAACCTCTTCAAAGCCAGTTCAAAGGAGAAAATTACTACACTAGATATATCTGTAGCATCCCTGGTTTGCCAGGCCCTGCGGGTCCCCCCGGAGCCAGGGGAACCCCAGGACCACACGGACGCATTGGTCTTCCAGGAAGAGACGGTAGAGAtggcaggaaaggagaaaaaggtgaAAAAGGGAGTGCAGGTACTGAATATTTGTGTAATCTAACACTGTAGTACAACAAAGTAAGAACTTTCGTTGTCACTGTTATACAATGAATGTGTGTACGTGTCTGTGTGGGTTTAAGTGTGATGCATGTAtatacagtgaaagaaaaatgcagataTTTTAGGCATGTCTAATATGCATATACTGAAATCTgtgtaaataaatgtaaatgcaTAGCCTTCCTGTGCATAGATGCTAAGAAAAAGTTTTTGAAAAATGAAGCATGTGTCATATTCAAGTAAATAGTCGCATTTGTGCCATTACCCAGAAATAAAACTTTAGCAGATATTGAGGTACACACTAAAAATGCTCAGATAGTAGGAGATATATAGGTAGCCATGCTGCAGTCCTTCCCATCAGTAGTGCCCATAGTTCAATCCACAAGATATATAAAATTCTTCATTGTGTAATCAAGGCATATGAAGAAAAGTAGGAATAtagaaagaaaagaaccctggGCTGTGGAGTCCAGTCTTCTGTTCCAACCTCCCATTCTTTTCACAAACTTATTAGAAGATTTCAAAAGTAATTTTTGAGTATTTTGAAATTCTGAtcgtgtttttcttgtttgttcagGCACACACAGTAGCCCACACAATCATTTACTGAGATGATATGTGCAACAATTAACTAACTTAAAATGTCTTTGAAGGTTTAAGAGGAAAGACTGGGCCATTAGGACCAGCTGGAGAGAAAGGAGACCAAGGTCAGTCTGGTAAAAAAGGACCTGGAGGATTGACTGGTGCCAAAGGTGAAGTAGGTCCAGCTGGACCACCTGGACCTAAGGGAGATAAAGGAGACCGAGGAGAACGAGGTGCACCAGGGGTCTGTAAGTGTGGAAAGATAGTGCTGAAATCTGCCTTTTCTGTTGGCATCACCACCAGCTACCCAGAGGAAAGATTACCAATTGTTTTCAATAAAGTCCTCTTCAATGAGGGAGAGCATTACAACCCTTCCACAGGGAAGTTTATCTGTGCCATCCCAGGGATTTATTACTTTTCTTATGATATCACCTTAGCAAACAAGCATCTTGCGATTGGGCTGGTTCACAATGGGAAGTACCGGATAAAGACATTTGATGCGAACACCGGCAACCACGATGTAGCTTCTGGATCCACAGTGATCTACCTTCAGCCAGAAGATGAAGTATGGCTTGAGATCTTCTACACTGACCAAAACGGTCTCTTTTCTGATCCAACGTGGGCAGACAGTTTATTTTCTGGATTCCTCTTGTATGTCGATACAGATTACCTTGACACTTTATCAGATGAAGATGAGCTCTGAAGCAGATGATGTCAAATGACATTCAAACTGGACGCCCTAGCACAGGGTTTTATCCAGATGTCTGAgggacacacaaaaaaaataatctgagacTTATTTTTGCTTTGATAGAAACCAAGTCTGAGATCATAAGGATCTTTCTAGAATTTAAGCTGGATTTTTTACCAAACAGCAGGGATATCAAAAGGAACTGTAATTAACAAAGGACTGCTTCACTCCAGGACTGACTCCTCCTGAAAGTTATGTTTGTAATACTATTTAAACAAATTTAAGATACTGTACATTtgattttatataaaatatattaagtTGCAATGTAGAATGGATATTTTGTATATGACATTAAAGTAAAATCGAACAATTGATGGTGATATCATCTTTGGTCATTTCAAGACaggaaatacattaaaaacagagaaaacattgattttgaaaaaggaaggaaataaaataggAATGTCTGCTTCAGGATGCAGCTGAACAAGCTGAACACAAGGATCTGATATTTATACCAACAAGTGGTATTCATAATCAACTAACCAGTTGAGGACTGCCCTAAGACAGTCATAAAAGATCAAAGGTATTAAACATACAATTAAGAACTGGGAGATCTGAAAACTTGGGAGATAGACAATCAGTATCCAATGTGGGTATTTTCCGTGCAATTCCAAGTGGGTTTGCTATTCTTTCAATGCTATTCAGTATCTTTATGAGAAATGtgggaaaaaatataaattttttgCTGAAGCAAATTATGGATGTCAAAAAACCCGACAGAACAGTAACCATTAATGATAATAAACTACATGGAACAAATTCAGTCACATCATTGAAGCAGATTTACTTATATTCCAATATAGCTAAATGCAATTAAATAAATGTAGCCACACACATGATGAAAAACTGTATTCAGGAAACCAGTGAACTCGGAAAAGGTACACAGGACCTCATGGATACAACTAAATGAGAGTCATCAGAGTAGGCTCTTGCTACAGCCCTCTGGAGATATGATAAATGGAATCACAAACAGGAGTAAAGAGTAGTCACTTATGAAGCTGCTATTTCTGCCAATGTTTCAAAAACTTACtcgaaaattggaaaaaaaaaaaaaaaaaacgaaaaaaaggTTGTAATTCTACCCATGCAGATTACGCAAGAGATGCAACAAAGTCAACTCATTTTTGTCAATGAGGTTAAGAGGTGATTTGATCACAGTCTTCAAGTACCCATCTGGAAATCAAATTTCTGATAGTAGCTGGCACTTCCTTTTATCAGATGGGACCACAGCAAGATCTACTGGTGAGAAACGATTTCAATTCCCTGTAGAAATGAGGAACCCATTTTACCAGTGGTGGTCATCAATTATTGTAAAAATACCTACAAACATCTTGAGTTCTCCAGCATTCAACACTTTTGAGTCAAGACCGGCAATCCTAATTTGGGTGCTCTTACTTTCCAAGAATTTCCAATGTTATTTTATTCATCTCAGATTTACAGAAACCTGTTATTTCTAACAGTTATTCAGGCAGTTTCAAACACTAGTGATCTGTGTTGCACAACTCATGATCCCACTCTATCTATGGCCAAGGTGGGGGGAAATTTCTGAGTTTTTTTCTGTGTACTTGACTTAATTAAGAAGATTACAACCAAATAAAATTATACAAAAATACCACTGAGATTGCAAAATGAGCACCACAGTTATGTATAAAACATTAAACTATGCACCCCGTATCTGTGCCCTCATTTCCCCTGGCATTAACAGGCATGTCTGTCAGTCCATGATTGCTGCTTTATGCAGTAAACAGGTGCAAAGTCCTGTCCACAAATCAAACTGGCAATGTCTGTACAACACTTATTTTGACAGTGAGAGATGTGTGGTAGAAGACAAAAGTGGATTGTTTTTCTAACTAGACATCTAATTTATCAATGTTATACAAGGGCTGCTTCCT
This genomic stretch from Patagioenas fasciata isolate bPatFas1 chromosome 4, bPatFas1.hap1, whole genome shotgun sequence harbors:
- the C1QTNF7 gene encoding complement C1q tumor necrosis factor-related protein 7 → MFVLLYITSFAIYTSEQPLQSQFKGENYYTRYICSIPGLPGPAGPPGARGTPGPHGRIGLPGRDGRDGRKGEKGEKGSAGLRGKTGPLGPAGEKGDQGQSGKKGPGGLTGAKGEVGPAGPPGPKGDKGDRGERGAPGVCKCGKIVLKSAFSVGITTSYPEERLPIVFNKVLFNEGEHYNPSTGKFICAIPGIYYFSYDITLANKHLAIGLVHNGKYRIKTFDANTGNHDVASGSTVIYLQPEDEVWLEIFYTDQNGLFSDPTWADSLFSGFLLYVDTDYLDTLSDEDEL